Genomic segment of Helicobacter enhydrae:
AGCGTTGTGCTTGGGTTTCTAGCTGGATTTAGTGGGCAAGAGATTTGCAATCGCTTGGAGCAAAAAGGGCTAGATTGCCGTTTTGTGATGCTTGAAAAGGGGCATACGCGTATCAATGTCAAACTGCACACCCAAACAGAAGAGACAGAAATCAATGCTTCAGGGTTTGAAGTGGGGGATTTGGATCTAGGGCGTCTCAAACAACAATTAGAACAAATAGAAAATCACTCTATTTTGGTTTTGGCAGGGAGTGTTCCTTGTGGGGTGGAGCAGGGGATTTATGCAGAGATTATGCAAGAGTTGGAGGCTAAAAATCTTTTGGTGATTCTAGATGCACAAGGGGTGGCGTTGCGTGAAGCTCTCTCTTGGAGACCTTTTTTGGTTAAGCCCAATCTGAGTGAATTGCAAAGTTATTTTCAAGAAGAAATCCAATATGATTCTTTGCAACAATACGCCTTGAGGCTACAGGAGCAGGGGGCAAGAAATGTCATCATCTCTTTGGGAGGAGATGGTGCTGTGATGCTTACAGAGAACAATGAATTTTTCACGCTCAAAGCTCCTCAAGGACGGCTTGTCAATTCTGTGGGGGCAGGGGATAGTATGGTTGCAGGTTTTGTGGCAGGTTGGTTGCAAACCCAAGATTATGCGTTTGCTTTTAGGTATGCTATTGCTTGTGGAAGTGCGAGTGCCTTTGCTCAAGGGTTTGGGACACTAGAAGATGTGCAAAATATTTTGAAAAAAATGGAGGAAGTCAAATGAAGATTACTGATTTGTTGTGTTTGCAAAGCATTGATTTGAATGCAAGTGCTGTGGATAAAAAAAGTGCGATTGCAAGTGCTGTGGATTTGGTCGCCAAAAGTGGAAACCTCAATGATGTCGCTTCATACCATCAGGCTGTCTTGAAGCGTGAGAGCGAGGGAAGCACAGGGATTGGAGAGGGGGTCGCAATCCCTCACGCCAAAAGCTCAAGTGTCAAAAAGGCGACATTGGCGGCGATGGTGTTTAGAGGTGGAGTGGAGTTTGAGAGTTTTGATGGAGAAAATGTCGAGCTTCTGTTTATGATTGCAGCACCAGAGGGTGGTGCAGAGGAGCATCTTGTCATTTTGAGCAAACTCTCAGAATTGTTGATGAAAGGGGATTTTGTGCAGAATTTGATTGGGGCTTCAAGCAAAGAGGAGTTTTTGTCAATCATTGATAAAGCACAAAACGAAATAGATGCGGTGGAAAATCAGCAGGAATGTGTGGCAAAAGAAGCTCAAATCATCGCCATTACCGCGTGTCCTACAGGGATCGCACATACATATATGGCTGCACAGGCATTGCAAGACAAAGCTCGGGAAATGGGTGTGCAGATCAAAGTCGAAACGCGTGGATCTAGTGGAGTCAAAAACGAATTGAGCAGTCAAGACATCCAAAACGCTTCAGCTGTGATCGTGGCTGCAGATACGCAGGTGCCACTAGGGCGTTTGAGGGGAAAAAAGGTGATTTTTTGCAAGGTTGCTGATGGAATCTATCGCCCCAAAGAGTTGCTTGATGAGGCTTTGGGAGGGAATGTCGAGATTTATCAAGCGGAAAGTTTGGGAGAGCAAAGCACTTCCAAAGAGGGCAATCGTATCTATAAGCATTTGATGAATGGAGTATCGCATATGCTACCTTTTGTGGTGGCTGGTGGGATTTTGATCGCTTTGGCATTTTTGGTTGATGGGTTGTTTGTGGATATGCAAAACGCAAGTGATGGGGTGAAAAAAGCTTTTGGTAGCAACAATGAACTCGCGTCATTTTTGATGAATCTTGGAAAACTTGCCTTTGGTTTTATGCTCCCTATTTTGTCTGCTTTTATTGCTCAAAGCATTGCCGATCGTCCTGCGTTGCTTGTAGGGTTTGTCGGTGGAGCAATCGCAGGGAATGGACAATCAGGATTTCTAGGAGCTTTGTTGGCTGGATTTTTGGCAGGGTATCTTATCTTGTGGCTCAAAAAGGCTTTTGAGCTATTGCCCTCTTCACTAGATGGACTCAAAACGATTTTGTTTTATCCTGTTTTTGGGACATTGCTTGTGGGGGTATTGATGTTGTTTGTTGTAGAGCCACCTGTGGGGTATCTCAATCAAATGCTTAATAGTGGATTGAACTCAATGAGTGGAGAGTGGAAAGTGCTTTTGGGCATGTTGCTTGGGGCGATGATGGCAACAGATCTAGGAGGTCCTATCAATAAGGCGGCTTATGTGTTTGGGGTGGCAGGTATTGCTTCAGAAAATTATGACATTATGGCGGCTGTGATGGTTGGGGGAATGGTGCCACCTTTGGCTATCGCTATTGCGACATTATTGTTTCCCTCAAGATTCACTCCTCAAGAGAGAAAGAGCGGACCGACTAATTTTGTGATGGGCTTTTCTTTTATCACAGAGGGGGCGATCCCATTTGCCGCAGCCGATCCTTTGAGAGTGCTTGGCTCTTGTATCGTTGGTTCAGCAGTCGCTGGAGGAATGTCGATGTATTTTGGTTGTGAATTGCGAGCCCCACACGGAGGGATTTTTGTTTTCCCTGTGGTGAAATCTGTGGGGTATTATCTTTTATCGTTGTTTGTGGGCTCATTGATTGGGGCTTGTTTGCTTGGCATACTCAAAAAGAAGATTCCAGCAGTGGAGTCATGAGTTTGGTGGGATTGATTTGAGATCGCCAAATCGCAAAAAATGCTAGAATCAAAGCATTTAAATATTTCAAAAATCGGAGAAAAGATGAAAGAGATTGTCAAAATTATCACAGATCCTCAAGGGATACACGCAAGACCTGCAGGGGTATTGGTGAAAAAAGCAGGGGAGTTTAGCTCTCAGATTATGCTTTGCAAGGGCGATAAAAAGGTAGATGCCAAAAGAATGTTAGCCGTGATGAGCTTGGGGGCAAAGTGTGGAGAAGAGCTACGCTTCGAGATTGAGGGGGCGGATGAAGAGAGTGCCTATCAAGCACTTCAAATATTTTTGCAAGAACATTTTTAATGCATACTTTTAGAGGCGAGAAAGTCGTCGGGGGAATCGCTATCGGCAAAATCGCTGTTGTTT
This window contains:
- the pfkB gene encoding 1-phosphofructokinase, with amino-acid sequence MIYTLTLNPSLDYILNLKALECGKTNRVEDSCLFAGGKGINVSLMLQNLGIESVVLGFLAGFSGQEICNRLEQKGLDCRFVMLEKGHTRINVKLHTQTEETEINASGFEVGDLDLGRLKQQLEQIENHSILVLAGSVPCGVEQGIYAEIMQELEAKNLLVILDAQGVALREALSWRPFLVKPNLSELQSYFQEEIQYDSLQQYALRLQEQGARNVIISLGGDGAVMLTENNEFFTLKAPQGRLVNSVGAGDSMVAGFVAGWLQTQDYAFAFRYAIACGSASAFAQGFGTLEDVQNILKKMEEVK
- a CDS encoding PTS fructose transporter subunit IIABC, producing the protein MKITDLLCLQSIDLNASAVDKKSAIASAVDLVAKSGNLNDVASYHQAVLKRESEGSTGIGEGVAIPHAKSSSVKKATLAAMVFRGGVEFESFDGENVELLFMIAAPEGGAEEHLVILSKLSELLMKGDFVQNLIGASSKEEFLSIIDKAQNEIDAVENQQECVAKEAQIIAITACPTGIAHTYMAAQALQDKAREMGVQIKVETRGSSGVKNELSSQDIQNASAVIVAADTQVPLGRLRGKKVIFCKVADGIYRPKELLDEALGGNVEIYQAESLGEQSTSKEGNRIYKHLMNGVSHMLPFVVAGGILIALAFLVDGLFVDMQNASDGVKKAFGSNNELASFLMNLGKLAFGFMLPILSAFIAQSIADRPALLVGFVGGAIAGNGQSGFLGALLAGFLAGYLILWLKKAFELLPSSLDGLKTILFYPVFGTLLVGVLMLFVVEPPVGYLNQMLNSGLNSMSGEWKVLLGMLLGAMMATDLGGPINKAAYVFGVAGIASENYDIMAAVMVGGMVPPLAIAIATLLFPSRFTPQERKSGPTNFVMGFSFITEGAIPFAAADPLRVLGSCIVGSAVAGGMSMYFGCELRAPHGGIFVFPVVKSVGYYLLSLFVGSLIGACLLGILKKKIPAVES
- a CDS encoding HPr family phosphocarrier protein, with amino-acid sequence MKEIVKIITDPQGIHARPAGVLVKKAGEFSSQIMLCKGDKKVDAKRMLAVMSLGAKCGEELRFEIEGADEESAYQALQIFLQEHF